A genomic window from Polaribacter gangjinensis includes:
- a CDS encoding DUF418 domain-containing protein, producing the protein MKERIIGIDIARALAVIGMIIVNFKIVFGENGLSWVKSFASAFDGKAAATFVVLAGVGLALMTNSALKNNDSQKLKTARIRIAKRALFLFIVGLSYIVIWPADILHFYGIYMLAILLLLKSNEKTILISAIALILFYPLLIGFWNYETGWNFDTLDYLDFWTVNGFFRNLFFNGFHPVIPWTAFMLFGFWFGKQDLKSDRFIKKAFLVSSITFVVIQILSHVSISFLSEGNEQIASELSEIIGTNPMPPLPIYMFNGIAISVLIISACIIIGKRFSTNKILLALNKTGQLALTFYVAHVIIGMGLIEAINPEKMGNYPIEFSVAYALIFSVLCVFFATYWLKSRENGPVEWIMKKIIR; encoded by the coding sequence ATGAAAGAAAGAATAATCGGAATTGATATAGCAAGAGCATTAGCAGTTATCGGAATGATAATCGTTAATTTTAAAATCGTGTTTGGCGAAAATGGATTGAGTTGGGTTAAATCATTTGCAAGTGCTTTTGATGGAAAGGCAGCAGCAACTTTTGTGGTTTTAGCAGGCGTTGGACTTGCTTTAATGACAAATTCTGCATTGAAAAATAATGACAGCCAAAAATTAAAAACTGCTCGGATAAGAATTGCAAAAAGAGCATTGTTCCTATTCATTGTTGGTCTTTCATATATAGTAATTTGGCCAGCGGACATTTTGCATTTTTATGGAATTTATATGCTTGCTATTTTGCTTCTACTAAAAAGCAATGAAAAAACTATTTTAATTTCGGCAATTGCATTAATACTGTTTTATCCATTATTAATTGGCTTTTGGAATTACGAAACAGGTTGGAATTTTGACACTTTAGATTATCTCGATTTTTGGACAGTTAATGGATTTTTTAGAAATCTATTCTTCAATGGTTTTCACCCAGTAATACCTTGGACAGCTTTTATGCTTTTTGGTTTTTGGTTTGGCAAACAAGACTTGAAAAGTGACCGATTTATCAAAAAAGCATTTTTGGTTAGTTCAATTACTTTTGTTGTAATTCAAATTTTATCACACGTGTCAATTTCATTTTTATCAGAAGGAAACGAACAAATAGCAAGTGAATTATCAGAAATTATTGGAACAAACCCAATGCCACCATTACCAATTTATATGTTTAATGGTATTGCAATTTCCGTATTAATAATATCAGCTTGTATCATTATCGGAAAAAGATTTTCAACAAACAAAATACTTTTGGCTCTAAATAAAACGGGACAATTAGCTCTAACTTTTTATGTTGCACACGTAATAATTGGTATGGGACTTATTGAAGCAATTAACCCAGAAAAAATGGGGAATTATCCAATAGAATTTTCAGTTGCGTATGCTTTAATTTTTAGTGTTTTATGTGTATTCTTTGCAACTTATTGGCTGAAAAGTAGAGAAAATGGACCTGTAGAATGGATAATGAAAAAAATAATCCGATAG